One segment of Anatilimnocola aggregata DNA contains the following:
- a CDS encoding sulfatase, whose protein sequence is MVVLVDDMGIMDTSVPFLTDAAGEPKRYPLNDYYRTPSMERLAKQGIRFNNFYAMNVCSPTRCSIMTGQNGARHRTTQWISPANNNRGPSGPPAWNWAGLKKNDVTLPRLLQSAGYRTIHVGKGHFGPNGSEGEDPKNIGFDVNIAGRAIGSPGSYYGKQNYGSLPNKNGKRSGNAVFGLDKYHGTDTFLTDALTSEAKREVAAAVKAEKPFFLYFAHYAVHSPFNSDPRFAANYANSGKPANAQAFATLIEGMDQSLGQMLDELNALGVAENTLVVFLGDNGSDAPLGPEHDVACAAPLRGKKGTHYEGGMRVPFIAAWGKADAKNAFQQQLPIATGKIQPQPAAVYDLFPTILELAQVKSAEGHKVDGTSLATLISGKADPKREESFLMHFPHSPHRSEYFTSLRQGDWKVIYHYPPSKKFGTKRYELYNLKTDPFESQDVAKSQPAELQRMMALLVEKLTQQQALYPVGEDGMTELKPLLP, encoded by the coding sequence ATGGTCGTGCTTGTGGACGACATGGGTATCATGGATACCTCGGTTCCTTTCTTGACAGACGCTGCCGGCGAACCGAAGCGCTATCCGCTGAACGATTACTACCGCACCCCGAGCATGGAGCGACTGGCCAAGCAGGGAATTCGCTTCAACAACTTTTATGCCATGAACGTCTGCTCGCCGACGCGCTGCTCGATCATGACGGGGCAGAACGGCGCGCGGCATCGAACGACGCAGTGGATCAGCCCTGCAAACAACAACCGCGGCCCCTCGGGACCACCCGCCTGGAATTGGGCCGGGCTCAAGAAGAACGATGTCACGTTGCCGCGACTGCTGCAGTCGGCCGGCTATCGCACAATTCATGTCGGGAAGGGGCATTTTGGCCCCAATGGAAGCGAAGGTGAGGATCCGAAGAACATTGGCTTCGATGTGAACATTGCTGGCCGCGCTATTGGTTCGCCGGGTAGTTACTACGGCAAGCAGAACTACGGCAGCTTGCCGAACAAGAACGGCAAGAGATCCGGAAATGCGGTGTTCGGATTAGACAAGTATCACGGTACAGATACCTTTCTCACCGACGCTCTAACCAGCGAGGCCAAACGCGAAGTGGCCGCCGCAGTCAAAGCAGAGAAGCCGTTCTTTCTCTACTTTGCCCATTACGCGGTTCACTCGCCCTTCAATTCGGATCCGAGGTTTGCCGCGAACTATGCCAACTCGGGTAAGCCCGCCAACGCACAGGCCTTTGCCACGTTGATCGAGGGAATGGATCAGTCGCTGGGACAGATGCTCGACGAACTGAATGCCCTCGGCGTTGCCGAGAATACGCTGGTGGTCTTCCTGGGTGACAACGGCTCCGATGCTCCGCTTGGTCCCGAACATGACGTCGCCTGTGCGGCGCCACTTCGTGGCAAGAAGGGAACGCACTACGAAGGGGGGATGCGGGTGCCGTTTATTGCTGCCTGGGGAAAGGCGGATGCAAAGAACGCCTTTCAGCAGCAATTGCCCATTGCAACTGGCAAGATTCAGCCGCAGCCGGCAGCAGTCTACGATCTCTTTCCGACAATCCTTGAATTGGCACAAGTGAAGAGCGCCGAAGGCCATAAGGTCGACGGTACTTCGCTGGCAACGTTGATCAGCGGCAAAGCAGATCCCAAGCGGGAGGAATCGTTCCTGATGCATTTTCCCCACTCGCCGCATCGTAGCGAGTACTTCACCAGTTTGCGGCAGGGGGATTGGAAAGTGATTTATCACTATCCGCCGAGCAAGAAGTTCGGCACCAAGAGATACGAGCTTTACAACCTGAAGACGGATCCGTTTGAGTCGCAGGATGTGGCGAAGTCCCAGCCTGCTGAACTTCAGCGGATGATGGCACTGCTAGTCGAAAAACTGACTCAGCAGCAAGCGCTTTATCCAGTAGGCGAGGATGGGATGACGGAGTTGAAGCCGCTCTTGCCGTAG
- a CDS encoding DUF1549 domain-containing protein, with product MSTLFPARIRSVLFVLSSACLVWSSTSEAAKPTATGAGKSVDKATAVSSVDVRWGEASATDVPDFSRHVVPLMGKVGCNNRACHGSFQGQNGFRLSLFGHDSAMDFAELTTDEGKGPRVVPGKPAKSLALRKPSGSVDHEGGKLFEPDTWQYRLFEQWIASGAKYDAETEPKLVRVDLTPHEASLKKSTGDTAQLKLTAWYSDGTQEDVTPLTVFTTNDETVVDVDETGRVTVKGPGDTAVVANYAGAVVTSLFIVPFEGTPDGTADFEYLANNPIDNFVAAKLRKVGIRPSDLADDATFLRRAHLDAIGTLPTADETRAFLSDKSKTKRAELINRLLDRPEYAMYWATKFSDWTGNDNRFTPQPREKTGWLWHNWLRDKLQRNVPYDEIVEGFITATTREGRSEKETVDEYVTLLKKITKGFDEDTYAARRTNDMFWKKATNGSKTMALQSAYAFLGIRLECAECHKHPFDQWTQADFNGFTRFFGVVSKGTPGDEPKGLPKIGKNDFKYLEVALQSDNDLEKLIGKNPPKLLAGDDVPYRQGEDPRVVLMQWMRSPNNRYFSRAIANRLWGHYFGRGIVNPVDDLNAANPPSNPRLLDWLGQDFVAHDFDLKHLHRRIMNSRTYQLSWEPNESNKLDERNFSHALLRRMPAEVVMDAINQTTGGSDKYDETNAPEGTKTINLALSRLRGGGPEYVLGIFGRPLRTQVCDCERSVETGLAQAMYLLNDVDINQKIAAAKGHLAKLVKQIPDDAQLVDELYLSTLNRMPEDDERERTLAYVKGAESRQTGMQDVLWSLLNLREFVFIH from the coding sequence ATGTCGACACTTTTCCCTGCGCGGATTCGATCCGTTCTCTTCGTGTTATCTTCGGCGTGCCTCGTGTGGTCGTCGACCAGTGAAGCGGCCAAGCCCACGGCCACAGGCGCCGGCAAATCTGTCGACAAAGCGACCGCGGTTTCCAGCGTCGACGTTCGTTGGGGTGAAGCGAGTGCGACAGACGTGCCCGATTTTAGTCGCCATGTGGTGCCGCTGATGGGCAAGGTCGGCTGCAATAATCGGGCGTGCCACGGTTCGTTTCAAGGGCAGAATGGGTTCCGCCTCAGTTTGTTCGGTCACGATTCGGCGATGGACTTTGCCGAACTGACGACCGACGAAGGCAAGGGGCCGCGCGTCGTGCCGGGCAAGCCAGCCAAGAGTTTGGCGCTGAGAAAGCCTAGCGGCAGCGTCGATCACGAAGGAGGCAAACTGTTCGAGCCCGACACTTGGCAGTATCGCTTGTTCGAACAATGGATCGCCTCGGGCGCGAAGTACGATGCCGAGACTGAGCCCAAGCTTGTTCGCGTCGATCTGACTCCACACGAAGCGTCGTTAAAGAAGTCGACCGGTGATACGGCCCAACTGAAGCTAACGGCTTGGTATTCTGACGGCACTCAAGAGGACGTGACGCCGCTAACCGTGTTCACTACGAACGACGAAACGGTCGTCGACGTCGACGAGACGGGCCGCGTCACGGTAAAGGGGCCGGGCGACACGGCCGTAGTGGCCAACTACGCGGGTGCCGTTGTCACGTCGCTGTTCATCGTGCCGTTCGAAGGGACGCCCGACGGCACCGCAGATTTCGAGTATTTGGCAAACAATCCCATTGATAATTTCGTCGCGGCCAAGCTCCGCAAGGTCGGCATCAGGCCTAGCGATTTGGCCGACGATGCGACGTTCTTGCGCCGCGCCCATCTCGACGCCATCGGCACGCTGCCGACGGCCGACGAGACGCGAGCCTTCCTCTCCGACAAGAGCAAAACCAAGCGGGCCGAACTCATCAACCGTCTGCTCGATCGGCCCGAGTACGCAATGTATTGGGCCACGAAGTTTTCCGATTGGACGGGCAACGACAATCGCTTTACGCCGCAGCCCCGCGAGAAAACCGGCTGGCTGTGGCACAACTGGCTGCGGGACAAGTTGCAGCGCAACGTGCCGTACGACGAGATCGTCGAAGGGTTCATCACAGCCACGACCCGCGAGGGGCGCAGCGAGAAGGAGACTGTCGACGAATACGTTACGCTTCTGAAGAAGATCACCAAGGGCTTCGACGAAGACACGTACGCCGCCCGCCGGACGAACGATATGTTCTGGAAGAAGGCCACGAACGGGTCGAAGACCATGGCCCTACAATCAGCCTATGCCTTCTTGGGCATCCGGCTCGAGTGCGCCGAGTGCCACAAGCATCCGTTCGATCAATGGACGCAGGCCGACTTCAACGGATTCACGCGGTTCTTCGGCGTAGTGTCGAAGGGGACGCCCGGCGACGAACCGAAGGGGCTGCCAAAGATCGGCAAGAACGATTTCAAGTATCTCGAAGTAGCACTACAGTCGGACAATGACCTTGAGAAGCTGATCGGCAAGAACCCGCCGAAGCTGTTGGCCGGCGACGACGTTCCCTATCGCCAAGGGGAAGACCCGCGTGTAGTGCTGATGCAGTGGATGCGCTCGCCCAACAATCGCTACTTTTCGCGGGCCATTGCCAATCGGTTGTGGGGGCACTATTTCGGCCGGGGCATTGTGAACCCGGTCGACGATCTGAACGCGGCCAACCCGCCGTCGAACCCTCGACTACTGGATTGGCTGGGGCAAGACTTTGTCGCGCACGACTTCGACCTAAAGCATCTGCATCGCCGGATCATGAACAGCCGCACATATCAACTCTCTTGGGAACCCAACGAGAGCAACAAGCTCGACGAGAGGAACTTTTCGCATGCTCTGCTCCGCCGCATGCCGGCCGAGGTGGTGATGGATGCGATCAATCAAACCACCGGCGGCAGCGACAAGTACGACGAGACCAACGCGCCCGAGGGAACGAAGACCATCAACTTGGCGCTGTCGCGATTGCGCGGTGGCGGGCCGGAATACGTATTGGGCATCTTCGGCCGGCCGTTGCGAACGCAAGTTTGCGACTGCGAGCGCAGCGTTGAGACTGGCTTGGCGCAGGCCATGTATCTGCTGAACGACGTCGACATAAACCAAAAAATCGCTGCTGCGAAGGGACATCTCGCGAAACTGGTGAAGCAAATCCCCGATGATGCCCAGCTCGTCGACGAGTTGTATCTGAGCACGCTGAATCGAATGCCGGAGGACGACGAACGCGAGCGGACCCTGGCCTATGTAAAGGGAGCCGAGTCGCGTCAGACGGGCATGCAAGACGTGCTCTGGAGTTTGCTCAACCTCCGCGAGTTTGTGTTTATTCACTAA
- a CDS encoding arylsulfatase B, producing the protein MRLLYRLATLIVAAGSFCLPFSPAFAEQIQPSGRVPNIVLILADDLGWSDVGWHGGFSKTPHMDQLVKTGIELDQHYVQPVCTPTRTALMSGRYPGRFGPHALAPSNLRAMPMGTVTLASALQSLGYTTAQTGKWHLGAKPEWGPNVFGFQHGYGTLTGAADPWTHKYRKGPYEDTWHRDGKLFHEEGNATELVAAEAVKRIEQAKGPWFVYVPFHAVHTPVDAPDEYKKLYAGMKFHDDPEKQDSRLRMAAMVSQLDAKIGQFVAALEKTKQRDNTLIVFTSDNGGIESLKNAYVGEVGHSPLNSENDPLRGQKATLYEGGTRVCAFVNWPGKLKPGKHVTPMHAVDWFPTIATVVSYQPAADLNWDGVDQWNSITGRQAAVKDRVIYIAQNAGNASLRHGDWKLIARREGKPELFNIAADPYEKEDLAGEEIERVAKLRELLQAERAKDQPTLPADLVGLPK; encoded by the coding sequence ATGCGTTTACTATACAGATTAGCTACGCTAATCGTTGCTGCCGGCTCGTTCTGCCTGCCGTTTTCGCCAGCTTTTGCCGAGCAGATACAACCTTCTGGCCGCGTACCCAATATAGTATTGATACTTGCCGACGATCTGGGCTGGAGCGACGTGGGTTGGCACGGTGGCTTCAGCAAGACGCCGCACATGGACCAGTTGGTAAAGACCGGCATCGAACTCGACCAGCATTATGTACAGCCCGTTTGCACGCCAACCCGCACCGCACTAATGAGTGGCCGATATCCTGGCCGGTTTGGTCCGCACGCGCTGGCGCCGAGTAACTTGCGGGCGATGCCCATGGGAACGGTTACGCTGGCTTCTGCGCTGCAGTCGCTGGGTTATACAACGGCGCAAACGGGCAAGTGGCATCTCGGGGCTAAGCCCGAATGGGGGCCGAACGTGTTCGGTTTTCAGCACGGGTATGGCACGTTAACCGGTGCAGCTGATCCTTGGACGCACAAGTATCGTAAAGGGCCCTACGAAGACACCTGGCACCGCGATGGCAAACTGTTTCATGAAGAAGGGAACGCCACCGAACTCGTAGCAGCAGAAGCCGTCAAGCGAATTGAGCAGGCCAAAGGCCCCTGGTTCGTTTATGTCCCTTTTCATGCCGTACATACGCCCGTCGATGCACCCGATGAATACAAAAAGTTGTATGCAGGGATGAAGTTCCACGACGATCCGGAAAAACAGGATTCCCGGCTGCGAATGGCGGCCATGGTCTCGCAGCTTGATGCGAAGATTGGCCAATTCGTCGCCGCCCTGGAAAAAACCAAACAGCGAGACAATACACTGATTGTTTTCACCAGTGATAACGGCGGGATCGAGTCGCTCAAGAATGCCTATGTGGGTGAAGTCGGGCACTCACCGCTCAATAGTGAGAACGACCCGCTGCGTGGTCAAAAGGCTACTCTGTATGAAGGTGGCACACGCGTTTGTGCATTCGTAAATTGGCCTGGCAAACTAAAGCCGGGGAAGCATGTCACCCCGATGCACGCGGTGGATTGGTTTCCCACCATTGCGACAGTCGTCAGCTACCAGCCTGCAGCGGACTTGAACTGGGACGGGGTCGATCAATGGAATTCCATTACGGGGAGGCAGGCTGCGGTGAAGGACCGCGTTATTTACATTGCCCAGAACGCTGGGAATGCCTCGTTGCGTCACGGAGATTGGAAATTGATTGCGCGCAGAGAGGGCAAACCGGAATTATTCAACATCGCTGCCGATCCCTACGAGAAAGAGGATCTCGCCGGCGAAGAAATAGAGCGAGTTGCCAAACTCCGAGAGTTGCTGCAGGCCGAACGCGCCAAGGATCAGCCAACTTTGCCTGCCGATCTGGTTGGCTTGCCGAAGTAG
- a CDS encoding exo-rhamnogalacturonan lyase family protein, translated as MDYLRSLTRMLLTTLLVVCPAAAAELPQLRDVHEAVLDTLRDAPKSAFPAEGIPLRLSAPAAADVKTWHYRTGVPLGLGALKKGDRVELFRGDRQIPVQTEVLAVWGPKDSEFGDAVKWLGVDFVDAAVSGESPEYRLRLAKAADAESALHIAETADAITVDNGRLKFTISKPGSPQGFNLFQAVEVDGKSVIAPGSQSGAYLADGEGREFRAAHDATAELRIEMQGPQVAVIRAEGWFVNPDFVVATPKGEPQARPKGGFCRFVTRLYVAAGQPEIRMQHTFVLTEDSQKTTYGDIGFRLPLAQGKSAAQFGGVEGTFTEPVHLLQKSWDAFDVVAGGETRATGKAAKGWVRAGNLGFAVRDFWQNFPLELEVNPAAGELAVHFWPKHGAPRIETSETLNDDNAWRLPFAHSGYKLDFRVPEALKDAKQFKALHAGGYAPKMYLANAIGIAKTHELLINFDAGRDFTNRAAVFVANSQILPSSEYIATTKVFGPIPAADAKQYPLIEHRFNNSMKWIIRSKDAFGSFGMWNYGDVQMMFLTKHGIVWPDYRRLWGATHYNNARVAWWLAWRSGDQEILQHARRETQHLIDVDHCHWTNDFFTSLEQQPTDSARKAVGGLCDYKGVVHWHAGSDGAYNACLDYMLYDYYFAGNRRAWDVAQEHGNYITRTASQNIGRGAAGQSDTLVEYYQATWDPKVGEKLRNHAARIMATPADKHDDMLDWTPWLQRYWELTHDPAARDYLLDWVENRGGGRLYLDSYAYYMTGDRKYATRCAQTILRNSLTTAVRDDDFDGTIGRFWKSWTDGVTAELLSLAAARSTEVKLADFQQTEWPYWVGWNVMSPPTFSRSLVEGYFGGTFPWPDQDHSRITAIIHHDGNQPTPLWLGSIQQDPRGVSFRVNAPDGSIVDEFLRPGYWRVIQGSSREGPTAIRKTWPPKVKPGDVVQIEGREFTVNKYSQVVIESQPLESPESLYALASRRLVLNEKHPPGFYTVTYDGTLIQPVPLLPPDRKIWLKIGAESTMTLSGFQFFYVPKEVEQFELSFLPGYTRDRFDNKLELAAGAILNPDAVPVAPIRCGLETRPNVIRIDVPPEHRGKTWSIAGTGYCLVAMKGVPPYISPSFQTFENEPRLPVIAQQK; from the coding sequence ATGGATTACCTGCGATCGCTTACCCGGATGTTGCTAACGACATTGCTCGTCGTATGCCCTGCCGCGGCTGCGGAGTTGCCGCAACTTCGCGATGTTCACGAAGCGGTGCTCGACACGCTACGCGATGCGCCGAAGTCCGCATTTCCGGCCGAGGGTATTCCGCTGCGGCTTTCGGCCCCGGCGGCTGCCGACGTGAAGACGTGGCACTACCGAACCGGCGTGCCGCTGGGATTGGGTGCGCTGAAGAAGGGGGACCGCGTCGAGTTGTTCCGTGGCGATCGCCAGATTCCCGTGCAAACCGAAGTGCTGGCCGTGTGGGGGCCGAAGGACAGCGAGTTCGGCGATGCGGTGAAGTGGCTGGGAGTGGATTTTGTCGATGCGGCCGTGTCGGGCGAGTCGCCCGAGTACCGTTTACGGCTCGCAAAGGCGGCCGATGCCGAATCGGCGCTGCACATCGCCGAAACGGCCGATGCAATCACCGTCGACAACGGTCGCCTGAAGTTCACGATTTCCAAACCCGGCTCGCCGCAGGGGTTCAATCTCTTTCAAGCCGTGGAGGTCGACGGTAAGTCGGTGATCGCCCCAGGCAGTCAATCGGGCGCGTACTTGGCCGATGGTGAAGGACGCGAATTCCGCGCGGCCCACGACGCCACTGCCGAGCTTCGTATCGAGATGCAGGGACCGCAGGTAGCTGTGATTCGCGCTGAGGGCTGGTTCGTGAATCCCGACTTCGTCGTCGCCACTCCGAAGGGCGAACCACAGGCTCGACCAAAGGGAGGCTTCTGCCGATTCGTGACGCGTCTGTATGTCGCAGCCGGTCAGCCGGAGATTCGGATGCAGCATACCTTCGTGCTGACCGAGGATTCGCAGAAGACGACCTACGGCGACATCGGTTTCCGCTTGCCGCTCGCACAGGGTAAGTCAGCCGCGCAGTTCGGCGGAGTGGAAGGGACGTTTACCGAACCAGTTCACCTACTACAGAAATCGTGGGACGCTTTCGACGTGGTGGCCGGCGGCGAGACCCGCGCGACGGGCAAGGCAGCCAAAGGCTGGGTACGGGCCGGGAATCTGGGCTTCGCGGTCCGCGACTTCTGGCAGAACTTTCCCCTGGAGCTCGAAGTCAACCCGGCCGCAGGCGAATTGGCCGTTCATTTCTGGCCGAAACATGGTGCTCCGCGCATCGAGACAAGCGAAACCCTCAACGACGACAATGCCTGGCGGTTGCCGTTCGCGCATTCGGGCTACAAGCTCGACTTCCGAGTGCCCGAGGCGCTGAAAGACGCCAAGCAGTTCAAGGCTTTGCACGCCGGCGGATATGCCCCGAAGATGTACCTGGCGAACGCGATCGGCATTGCCAAGACACACGAGTTGCTGATCAATTTCGACGCGGGACGCGACTTTACAAATCGCGCGGCCGTCTTCGTGGCGAACTCGCAAATCCTTCCCAGTTCGGAGTACATCGCAACGACAAAGGTCTTTGGCCCCATTCCGGCGGCTGATGCCAAGCAGTATCCGCTGATCGAACACCGTTTCAACAACAGCATGAAATGGATCATTCGCAGCAAAGACGCGTTCGGCAGTTTCGGAATGTGGAACTACGGCGACGTCCAGATGATGTTCCTCACGAAACACGGCATCGTGTGGCCCGACTACCGCCGGCTTTGGGGAGCAACGCACTACAATAACGCGCGGGTGGCATGGTGGCTGGCCTGGCGCAGCGGCGATCAGGAAATCCTGCAGCACGCCCGCCGCGAAACGCAGCATCTCATCGACGTCGATCATTGCCACTGGACCAACGACTTCTTCACATCGCTGGAGCAACAACCGACCGACAGCGCTCGCAAAGCCGTCGGCGGTCTCTGCGATTACAAAGGCGTGGTCCATTGGCACGCCGGCTCCGACGGTGCGTACAACGCCTGCCTCGATTACATGTTGTACGACTACTACTTCGCCGGCAATCGTCGGGCTTGGGACGTGGCGCAGGAGCACGGCAACTACATCACCCGTACCGCCTCGCAGAACATCGGTCGCGGTGCCGCCGGACAGTCCGACACGTTGGTCGAGTATTACCAAGCCACCTGGGACCCGAAGGTGGGCGAGAAGTTGCGAAATCACGCGGCGAGGATCATGGCCACGCCTGCCGACAAGCACGACGATATGCTCGACTGGACTCCCTGGTTACAGCGGTACTGGGAACTTACGCACGACCCGGCGGCCCGCGATTATTTGCTCGACTGGGTCGAGAACCGCGGCGGCGGACGCCTGTATCTCGACAGCTATGCCTACTACATGACCGGTGATCGCAAGTACGCCACGCGCTGTGCCCAAACGATCCTCCGCAACTCGCTGACCACGGCCGTACGCGACGACGACTTCGACGGAACGATCGGCCGCTTTTGGAAGAGTTGGACCGACGGCGTGACAGCGGAACTGCTGTCGCTGGCCGCCGCCCGCTCTACGGAAGTGAAGCTGGCGGATTTTCAACAAACCGAGTGGCCTTACTGGGTCGGTTGGAACGTCATGTCGCCACCGACGTTCTCCCGGAGCCTCGTCGAAGGCTATTTCGGCGGGACGTTCCCCTGGCCCGATCAAGACCATTCGCGGATCACGGCCATCATTCATCACGACGGCAACCAGCCGACTCCGCTCTGGCTGGGGAGCATTCAACAAGATCCGCGCGGCGTGAGCTTTCGCGTGAACGCACCCGATGGTTCGATCGTCGATGAGTTTCTTCGTCCCGGCTACTGGCGCGTCATTCAAGGCAGCTCGCGCGAAGGCCCGACGGCCATTCGCAAGACCTGGCCCCCCAAGGTCAAGCCTGGCGACGTGGTGCAGATTGAGGGTCGCGAGTTCACGGTGAACAAGTACAGTCAAGTCGTCATCGAGTCGCAACCGCTCGAAAGCCCGGAAAGCCTTTACGCCCTGGCGTCGCGCCGACTCGTGCTGAACGAAAAGCATCCGCCAGGCTTCTACACAGTCACCTACGACGGCACCCTGATTCAGCCGGTTCCGCTGCTGCCGCCCGATCGGAAAATCTGGCTGAAGATAGGCGCCGAATCGACGATGACCCTATCGGGATTTCAGTTCTTCTACGTGCCGAAAGAGGTGGAGCAGTTCGAACTCAGCTTTTTGCCTGGTTACACCCGCGACCGGTTTGACAACAAACTGGAGTTGGCGGCGGGGGCGATTCTCAACCCCGACGCCGTACCGGTGGCACCGATCCGTTGCGGGTTGGAGACGCGCCCGAACGTCATCCGGATCGACGTCCCACCGGAACATCGCGGCAAGACCTGGAGCATCGCAGGAACAGGCTACTGCCTCGTCGCCATGAAAGGCGTGCCCCCGTACATTTCGCCTTCGTTCCAAACGTTTGAAAACGAGCCGCGCTTGCCGGTGATCGCACAGCAAAAGTAA
- a CDS encoding DUF1501 domain-containing protein — protein MTKRTYCDGLRRRDFLRAGAVGSLGLGLADLLRWEATGAMPAERRGKNGIFIYLPGGQSHLDTFDMKPDSKHDYVRGEFKPIHTNVAGLDVCEHLPHMAKQADKYVVIRNVCHTLAAHAPGQQYMRSGNRPIASLEYPNIGSVVAKEHVAPAGIPPYVSLPISRTNGGVETAGYLGVAYTSFSVGSDANSPDFDVRALAMPGGLTMKRIDARFELMQGLDSKFRNASLVSSQLDGMDRFYQQAYEILHSTAARKAFDINSVPDKQRERYGRTPFGQSCLLARRLVEAGVRCVSLDFGSWDTHAKNFENLKNKMLPPFDQGVAALMEDLSESGLMEDTVVWCTGEFGRTPKVNPNAGRDHWARGMSMIMAGGGIQGGRVVGQTNADGEEPAGKSYTPEDAAASYFHALGIDSKKEYHTPSGRPVMIVRGGAPIPELFES, from the coding sequence ATGACCAAACGAACTTACTGCGATGGATTACGACGCCGCGATTTTCTTCGAGCCGGGGCCGTCGGCTCATTGGGTCTCGGCCTGGCCGACTTGCTGCGCTGGGAAGCCACTGGGGCCATGCCTGCAGAACGTCGCGGCAAGAATGGCATCTTCATCTATCTGCCGGGCGGACAGTCGCATCTTGACACCTTCGACATGAAGCCTGACTCGAAACACGACTACGTCCGCGGCGAGTTCAAGCCGATCCACACGAACGTCGCCGGACTCGACGTGTGCGAGCACTTGCCGCACATGGCCAAGCAGGCAGATAAATACGTCGTCATTCGCAACGTTTGCCACACGTTAGCCGCCCACGCGCCAGGGCAACAATACATGCGCAGCGGCAACCGGCCCATTGCGTCGCTCGAATACCCAAATATCGGTTCCGTGGTGGCAAAGGAACACGTGGCACCGGCGGGCATTCCCCCCTATGTGTCGTTGCCAATCTCGCGTACCAACGGTGGTGTCGAAACGGCCGGCTATTTGGGCGTCGCCTACACGTCATTCTCGGTCGGCTCCGACGCCAATTCCCCCGACTTTGACGTACGTGCGTTGGCCATGCCAGGCGGTCTGACGATGAAGCGCATCGACGCTCGCTTTGAACTCATGCAGGGGCTCGATTCGAAATTCCGTAACGCGTCGCTCGTCAGCTCGCAACTCGACGGCATGGACCGGTTCTATCAGCAGGCCTACGAGATTCTGCACTCCACGGCGGCGCGTAAAGCGTTCGATATCAACAGCGTGCCCGACAAGCAACGCGAACGCTACGGCCGCACGCCGTTCGGTCAGTCGTGCTTGCTGGCCCGGCGACTTGTCGAGGCTGGGGTGCGCTGCGTCTCGCTCGACTTCGGCAGTTGGGACACGCATGCCAAGAACTTTGAAAACCTGAAAAACAAGATGTTGCCGCCGTTCGACCAAGGCGTGGCCGCGCTGATGGAAGACCTGTCGGAATCCGGCCTGATGGAAGACACGGTGGTTTGGTGTACCGGCGAGTTCGGCCGCACGCCGAAGGTGAACCCCAACGCCGGCCGCGACCACTGGGCCCGTGGCATGAGCATGATCATGGCCGGTGGCGGCATCCAAGGGGGCCGCGTCGTCGGCCAAACCAACGCTGACGGCGAAGAGCCGGCTGGCAAGTCGTACACGCCCGAAGATGCCGCGGCCAGTTACTTCCACGCGCTGGGTATCGACTCGAAGAAAGAATACCACACGCCGAGCGGTCGCCCGGTGATGATCGTCCGCGGCGGCGCACCGATCCCGGAGTTGTTCGAGTCTTAG